Part of the Triticum urartu cultivar G1812 chromosome 2, Tu2.1, whole genome shotgun sequence genome, GATCATCTTGGTTGTTAGACCAAGTGAAGCAGCGGTTAGAGATAGGAATCTCTAGAGCCCCCATCCGTTGATCCAATCATCGAACAGGAAAGTGAGATGAGGGTTAATAATATCACTACTTTTTATCAGCAGCACTTCTGACCAAATTGAAATCATCACATATTAAAATAGGGTAAGAAAAAGCCTCGAGAATATCATGCAACTCGGAAGTGTAATCTAGTTTTAATTCTTCCTCCACTTTCTCTTTTGATTTCTTTCCACTGTCAGATCTGACCTCTGGTGGGAATCCACGGCGGCGGCGCTTTGCATCGGGAGAGAAGAGAGGGAAGAGAAAGGAAAGCTGATGAAGGAAGGAAATTGAAGAAGGTAGGAAAGTGTCAAGGGACCTATGCGGTGGATGCGATCAGGTGTGTTTGGGTTGTTCTTATATCGGTTTAAAGCGTGAGTTTTATGCATAGCCCAAGTTGTGTTTTGGTGGGCTTCTGCCTTATGTGCCAACCTAGCCGAGTTGGGATGTTCTGTAGGATTAGACTAACTCGGATTATGGTCAGTCGATTTTGATTGTACCTCAGTTTTGTTTGGCCGTCTGATCATAAATCAAGGGCAGACCAGAATTCCACAAACCTAAACTCAGAATTCGGTCGACTTTTCTAGGTTTATAACTTGCACCTTGTTTGCACCGTGAAAAACGATAATGCCCAAATAAACCTATTCTACAAGCTTTAGCTTTAGCATTAGCAAGCATCTCGAAGAAAACAGTGGGGGCGCATGCAGGAGAAAAGCACCCGGCAAAAGACGGAGATCTTTTGGAAGAGCTTTGCGACGTGCACAGTACTGATgcatgcacgcacgcacgcacgccgTGATAGGACTACACAGTGCGCTGCTGGTGTATTATTAGGTTTAGCGTGTCTTCTTTTTATGTGCCCGCCAGCACGTAATAGGCGCTAGAATCTACAGTGTCAAATCGCGACCCGGGTGGCGACGCAGCTTTCTACAGGACTAGTCGTTTTCACGGAGCCAGCCAAGCCACAGCCACAGCCATAGCCATAGCTCGCTCGCTTCAAGCTTTGGCCAAACGACAGAGCATGCATGAATAAATGCAGTGCAGATAGtgagatagatagatagatatccATCCGAAGCAACAGTAGGATTTGTCAAGTCAACCGCTtccttgcatgcatgcatgcagcaACACTACAGTCGCGGCTTTATATGGCGAGCCCCGATGCCATTGCGATGCACGGCCACGGCAAAGGCAGAACACCAGCAAGAAGGAGCTAGCGTAAGCGCCAAAAGCGAGAGAAGAAGACTCTCGTCTCGTGTCGTGCATGGATCCCAACGACGCCTTCTTGGCCGCGCACCCGTTCCGGTGGGACCTCGGCCCGCCGGCTCCCGCGGCAgtgcctcctccccctcccccgccgccgcctcctcctgcGCTGCCTCCGGCGAACGCGCCGAGGGAGCTGGAGGACCTCGTGGTCGGGTATGGCGTGCGCGCGTCCACGGTGGCGCGGATCTCCGAGCTCGGGTTCACGGCTAGCACGCTCCTGGTCATGACCGAGCGCGAGCTCGACGACATGACCGCCGCGCTCGCGGGGCTGTTCCGCTGGGACCTGCTCATCGGCGAGCGGTTCGGCCTTCGCGCCGCGCTGCGCGCCGAACGCGGCCGCCTCATGTCACCGGGATGCCGCCACCACGGATACCAGTCGGGGAGCACCATCGACGGCGCCTCACAGGAAGGTGATTATCCATGCACGACCCATCTGATTATGTCGATGTGTTTGTGCATGTGAAGCCGTTAAGTAATCGTTGTGCGTGTATACGATCTAACAGTGTTGTCGAACGAGCGCGATGGGGCGGCTAGCGGCGGCATCGGCGAAGACGACGCCATGAGGATGATGGCGTCTGGCAAGAAGCAGAAGAATGGGTCCGCAGCGAGGAAGGCCAAGAAGGCGAGGAGGAACAAGGTGAAGGAGCTGCGGCTGGACATGCAGGGGGACGAGCACGAGGACGGCGGGGGCGGCCGGTCGGAGTCGACGGAGTCGTCAGCCGGAGGCGTCGGCGGGGAGCGGCAGCGGGAGCACCCGTTCGTGGTGACGGAGCCCGGCGAGGTGGCGAGGGCCAAGAAGAACGGGCTGGACTACCTGTTCCATCTCTACGAGCAGTGCCGCCTCTTCCTGCTCCAGGTGCAGTCCATGGCCAAGCTGCATGGCCAGAAGTCTCCAACCAAGGTACACATAATTCGCCATTGCTACGTAACTCTCTCTACCTGCTCTACGTTGGCTGCTCTGAATCTGAATACAGCTGCATGTCAGCTACTGAACTCACCGTGACTACTCAAGCTAGTATTGATTACTGACAGTTCTGTTCATTTCAATACTGCTACCTACGCGCTGCCATCTCATAAATTTCTGATGGGAGCGAAGATTTCATGTTAGTTTAGAAAATCTGCACTCACCTTCATGTACCATTGGCTTCTGCATGAGTCAGTCACTGCCAAAAAGTACAAAAGAATTTTTTTTGGCGAAATAAAAAGTACTACTACAAAAGATTAATTAGAGGTCAATACGAGGGAAGTGTGTGCTTTGATTAAGTTAGATTTACAGCGGCGACAGTGTATAAAATTCTGGAAGTAATCATGTACAAGTTGCTGCATGCATGTCCTCATAATCAGGTGCAATACATGTGACCACACGGCATGTGTGGTCAGCTATCTTATGCTAAGTTAAGACAAGTATTTGTGGAAGAAGGAGGTGCATTACATGTGAATTGAGGTGTAGTTTAAACGTGACCTGTTTTTTCTAATCAGTGTGTATTAGGGTTTGGTAACGTAGTCCTTAGCTGGAGTAGTTGTAAGGCCCCGGCTAGTTTGTGCTTAACCATGCCAAACCTTTGTTACCCAAAGTTTGACCAACAAAACAGATGTAGGCATGTAATAGGAAATAAATATGCATTTATGAATCCAAAAAAAGTGTGAATATAAAAATTACATGATTGCAATGACAAAAATGCAAGCCATAGTATGATAGTAATTttatttggggggggggggggggggggggagtatGATACTCCCTTTGCTCGTAAATATAagctttttagagatttcaatatggactacgtatggagcaaaatgaatgaatctataCTTTAAAAtgcgtctatatacatccgtattaagttcatattgaaatctcaaaaaaggcTTATATTTAGAAATGAAGGGACTAGTAATTAGCTCCAAATGGGTGTTTGGTTGCACCGTACCGTTTTTCTTTTGTGGAAACACTGTTGAAAAAATAGGAAATATGTTGGAACAAATGAGACGAATATCCCAAGAGGTTATAATCAAttaaataccgatttgtaacttCAGTGCAAAATTGCATATGTATAAGTATGCTAGGTTTGATGCAAATATTTGATTTGTGATGTTTGTGTGAAGCCATAAAAAATGGCTTCTATTGTTAACTTTTGGCGTCAAACCAAGCACGACGAATAGTGGAATAGTTTGAGCTAAAAAGGCCTAGCTAACTACGTAGGAATAGTTCTTAGTCGAATTTTGTGAACTTGTGGCCTCGAACTCAACATGGCTGAATGTACCGGATATTCCCCACTTCACTTACATAAATTTGGGCTTCGTTTGGTAGTTCTCGAGTCTGGAGATGCTGCTGTCACACCGATATGGCACAAGAAACGCATAATCTTGGAGAGGAAATGAAATGCGATCAAGCACTAGGAGCGGTCGTAGAAAACCTGAAAAAGAGCCCGGACGTGTCAGCTATCGATAGGCCCCGAAAGCCTGCCGGCCCTGTGCTGTCCTGTCGGCCCCTAGCTCAGCATCAGGTAGGCGTGCATGACATGGAGGCAGAGGCAGGGGGAGGGGCCCTCCCTCGGGTGCCGGGTGACTGGCCT contains:
- the LOC125533995 gene encoding probable transcription factor FL, giving the protein MDPNDAFLAAHPFRWDLGPPAPAAVPPPPPPPPPPPALPPANAPRELEDLVVGYGVRASTVARISELGFTASTLLVMTERELDDMTAALAGLFRWDLLIGERFGLRAALRAERGRLMSPGCRHHGYQSGSTIDGASQEVLSNERDGAASGGIGEDDAMRMMASGKKQKNGSAARKAKKARRNKVKELRLDMQGDEHEDGGGGRSESTESSAGGVGGERQREHPFVVTEPGEVARAKKNGLDYLFHLYEQCRLFLLQVQSMAKLHGQKSPTKVTNQVFRYASKVGASYINKPKMRHYVHCYALHCLDEDASDALRRAYKARGENVGAWRQACYAPLVDIAARHGFDIDAVFAAHPRLAIWYVPTRLRQLCHQARSAHDAAAAAHAGAMPPPMF